Proteins encoded by one window of Streptomyces sp. NBC_01571:
- a CDS encoding ATP-dependent Clp protease ATP-binding subunit, translating to MFERFTDRARRVVVLAQEEARMLNHNYIGTEHILLGLIHEGEGVAAKALESLGISLEAVRQQVEEIIGQGQQAPSGHIPFTPRAKKVLELSLREALQLGHNYIGTEHILLGLIREGEGVAAQVLVKLGADLNRVRQQVIQLLSGYQGKETATAGGPAEGTPSTSLVLDQFGRNLTQAARESKLDPVIGREKEIERVMQVLSRRTKNNPVLIGEPGVGKTAVVEGLAQAIVKGEVPETLKDKHLYTLDLGALVAGSRYRGDFEERLKKVLKEIRTRGDIILFIDELHTLVGAGAAEGAIDAASILKPMLARGELQTIGATTLDEYRKHLEKDAALERRFQPIQVAEPSLPHTIEILKGLRDRYEAHHRVSITDEALVQAATLADRYISDRFLPDKAIDLIDEAGSRMRIRRMTAPPDLREFDEKIAGVRRDKESAIDSQDFEKAASLRDKEKQLLAAKTKREKEWKAGDMDVVAEVDGELIAEVLATATGIPVFKLTEEESSRLLRMEDELHKRVIGQKDAVKALSKAIRRTRAGLKDPKRPGGSFIFAGPSGVGKTELSKALAEFLFGDEDALISLDMSEFSEKHTVSRLFGSPPGYVGYEEGGQLTEKVRRKPFSVVLFDEVEKAHPDIFNSLLQILEDGRLTDSQGRVVDFKNTVIIMTTNLGTRDISKGFNLGFAATGDTKSNYERMKNKVSDELKQHFRPEFLNRVDDVVVFPQLTQDDILKIVDLMVGKVDERLKDRDMGIELSQSAKELLSKKGYDPVLGARPLRRTIQREIEDTLSEKILFGELRPGHIVVVDTEGEGDTATFTFRGEEKSALPDVPPIEQAAGGAGPNLSKEA from the coding sequence ATGTTCGAGAGGTTCACCGACCGCGCGCGGCGGGTTGTCGTCCTGGCTCAGGAAGAAGCCCGGATGCTCAACCACAACTACATCGGCACCGAGCACATCCTCCTGGGCCTGATCCACGAGGGTGAGGGTGTCGCCGCTAAGGCCCTGGAGAGCCTCGGGATTTCGCTCGAGGCGGTCCGCCAGCAGGTGGAGGAGATCATCGGGCAGGGGCAGCAGGCCCCGTCCGGCCACATCCCCTTCACCCCCCGTGCCAAGAAGGTCCTGGAGCTCTCGCTCCGCGAGGCCCTTCAGCTGGGCCACAACTACATCGGCACGGAGCACATCCTGCTCGGCCTGATCCGAGAGGGCGAGGGCGTCGCCGCCCAGGTCCTGGTCAAGCTGGGCGCCGATCTCAACCGGGTGCGGCAGCAGGTCATCCAGCTGCTCTCCGGTTACCAGGGCAAGGAGACCGCCACCGCCGGCGGTCCTGCCGAGGGCACCCCCTCCACGTCCCTGGTCCTCGACCAGTTCGGCCGGAACCTCACCCAGGCCGCTCGTGAGTCCAAGCTCGACCCGGTCATCGGGCGCGAGAAGGAGATCGAGCGGGTCATGCAGGTGCTCTCCCGCAGGACCAAGAACAACCCGGTCCTGATCGGTGAGCCCGGCGTCGGCAAGACGGCTGTCGTCGAGGGCCTGGCGCAGGCCATCGTCAAGGGCGAGGTGCCCGAGACCCTCAAGGACAAGCACCTCTACACCCTGGACCTCGGCGCGCTGGTCGCCGGCTCCCGCTACCGCGGTGACTTCGAGGAGCGCCTGAAGAAGGTCCTCAAGGAGATCCGCACCCGCGGCGACATCATCCTGTTCATCGACGAGCTCCACACGCTGGTCGGTGCGGGTGCCGCCGAGGGAGCCATCGACGCGGCCTCGATCCTGAAGCCGATGCTGGCCCGCGGTGAGCTCCAGACCATCGGTGCGACGACTCTGGACGAATACCGCAAGCACCTCGAGAAGGACGCGGCCCTCGAGCGCCGCTTCCAGCCGATCCAGGTGGCGGAGCCTTCCCTCCCCCACACGATCGAGATCCTCAAGGGCCTGCGCGACCGTTACGAGGCACACCACCGCGTCTCCATCACCGACGAGGCACTGGTCCAGGCCGCCACCCTGGCCGACCGGTACATCTCGGACCGCTTCCTGCCGGACAAGGCGATCGACCTGATCGACGAGGCGGGCTCCCGGATGCGCATCCGCCGGATGACCGCACCGCCGGACCTCCGCGAGTTCGACGAGAAGATCGCGGGCGTCCGCCGCGACAAGGAGTCGGCCATCGACTCCCAGGACTTCGAGAAGGCGGCCTCTCTCCGCGACAAGGAGAAGCAGCTGCTGGCGGCGAAGACCAAGCGGGAGAAGGAGTGGAAGGCCGGCGACATGGACGTCGTTGCCGAGGTCGACGGCGAGCTGATCGCCGAGGTCCTCGCGACCGCGACCGGCATCCCGGTCTTCAAGCTGACCGAGGAGGAGTCGAGCCGCCTGCTGCGCATGGAGGACGAGCTCCACAAGCGGGTCATCGGTCAGAAGGACGCCGTCAAGGCGCTCTCGAAGGCGATCCGCCGTACCCGGGCCGGTCTGAAGGACCCGAAGCGTCCGGGTGGTTCGTTCATCTTCGCGGGCCCGTCCGGTGTCGGTAAGACCGAGCTGTCCAAGGCCCTCGCCGAGTTCCTCTTCGGTGACGAGGACGCGCTGATCTCCCTCGACATGTCGGAGTTCAGCGAGAAGCACACGGTGTCGCGTCTCTTCGGTTCGCCCCCCGGTTACGTGGGCTACGAGGAGGGCGGCCAGCTGACGGAGAAGGTGCGCCGCAAGCCGTTCTCGGTCGTCCTCTTCGACGAGGTCGAGAAGGCCCACCCGGACATCTTCAACTCGCTGCTGCAGATCCTGGAGGACGGTCGGCTGACCGACTCCCAGGGCCGGGTCGTGGACTTCAAGAACACGGTCATCATCATGACGACCAACCTCGGCACCCGGGACATCTCCAAGGGCTTCAACCTGGGCTTCGCGGCCACGGGTGACACGAAGTCCAACTACGAGCGCATGAAGAACAAGGTGTCGGACGAGCTCAAGCAGCACTTCCGTCCCGAGTTCCTCAACCGCGTCGACGACGTGGTCGTCTTCCCGCAGCTGACGCAGGACGACATCCTCAAGATCGTCGACCTGATGGTCGGCAAGGTGGACGAGCGCCTCAAGGACCGGGACATGGGCATCGAGCTCTCCCAGTCCGCCAAGGAACTGCTGTCCAAGAAGGGTTACGACCCCGTTCTGGGCGCGCGGCCGCTGCGTCGCACGATCCAGCGCGAGATCGAGGACACGCTCTCGGAGAAGATCCTCTTCGGCGAGCTGCGTCCCGGTCACATCGTGGTCGTCGACACGGAGGGCGAGGGCGACACCGCGACCTTCACCTTCCGCGGCGAGGAGAAGTCGGCACTGCCCGACGTCCCGCCGATCGAGCAGGCCGCGGGTGGGGCCGGTCCCAACCTGAGCAAGGAGGCGTGA
- a CDS encoding M23 family metallopeptidase yields MSKRVTSRHSRTSLLRSRTAVLAASVGASVVLGAGIASASTLDSAATGTTAGVVQTQAAAQAKAAEKAHHATVKKAASWIDPVKKYTLSATFNQAGGMWAHKHSGQDFAVPLGTDVSAAHGGTVVKAGGNGAGDGPAYGNAIVIKHGNGTYSQYAHLSRIDVRIGQVVATGQHIALSGNTGNSSGPHLHFEIRTTPNYGSAIDPVAFLRAKGVTV; encoded by the coding sequence ATGTCGAAGCGCGTCACGTCCCGTCACTCCCGTACGTCCCTGCTCCGTAGCCGGACGGCCGTCCTCGCCGCCTCGGTGGGCGCCTCGGTCGTGCTGGGCGCCGGGATCGCGTCCGCCAGCACCCTGGACAGCGCCGCCACCGGCACGACGGCCGGTGTGGTGCAGACCCAGGCCGCCGCCCAGGCCAAGGCCGCCGAGAAGGCTCACCACGCCACGGTCAAGAAGGCCGCTTCCTGGATCGACCCGGTGAAGAAGTACACCCTGTCCGCCACCTTCAACCAGGCCGGCGGCATGTGGGCGCACAAGCACTCCGGCCAGGACTTCGCGGTTCCGCTGGGCACCGACGTGTCCGCCGCCCACGGCGGCACCGTCGTCAAGGCCGGCGGCAACGGCGCCGGCGACGGCCCCGCGTACGGCAACGCCATCGTCATCAAGCACGGCAACGGGACGTACTCCCAGTACGCCCACCTCTCCCGGATCGACGTGCGCATAGGCCAGGTCGTCGCCACCGGTCAGCACATAGCGCTGTCGGGCAACACCGGGAACTCCAGCGGGCCGCACCTGCACTTCGAGATCCGTACGACCCCGAACTACGGCTCGGCCATCGACCCGGTCGCCTTCCTGCGCGCCAAGGGCGTGACGGTCTAA
- a CDS encoding TetR/AcrR family transcriptional regulator, with amino-acid sequence MGGDTMDGTKRQRRGDTRQRIQDVALELFSEHGYEKTSLREIAEHLDVTKAALYYHFKTKEDILKSLFQDLSRPMDELIEWGRQQPRTLATKQEILHRYSNALADAAPLFRFMQENQAAVRELRTGEDFKDRMLRMIDLLKEPEADLTNQVRCISALFSMHAGMFMLKDVEGDPEDKRKAILEVAVDLVTQAHSGPVAP; translated from the coding sequence ATGGGCGGCGACACCATGGACGGCACCAAGCGACAGCGTCGCGGGGACACCCGTCAGCGCATCCAGGACGTGGCCCTCGAACTCTTCTCCGAGCACGGCTACGAGAAGACCTCGCTGCGCGAGATCGCCGAGCACCTGGATGTCACCAAAGCGGCGCTGTACTACCACTTCAAGACCAAGGAAGACATCCTCAAGAGCCTCTTCCAGGACCTGTCCAGGCCCATGGACGAGCTGATCGAGTGGGGACGGCAGCAGCCGCGGACGCTGGCGACGAAGCAGGAGATCCTGCACCGCTACAGCAACGCCCTCGCGGACGCGGCCCCGCTCTTCCGCTTCATGCAGGAGAACCAGGCCGCCGTCCGTGAGCTGCGCACCGGCGAGGACTTCAAGGACCGCATGCTCCGCATGATCGACCTGCTCAAGGAGCCGGAAGCGGACCTGACGAACCAGGTCCGCTGCATCAGCGCGCTGTTCTCGATGCATGCCGGGATGTTCATGCTGAAGGACGTCGAAGGCGACCCCGAGGACAAGCGCAAGGCCATCCTGGAGGTCGCCGTCGATCTGGTGACGCAGGCGCACAGCGGTCCCGTCGCTCCGTGA
- a CDS encoding MDR family MFS transporter yields the protein MADNTEAVIQTEKQDEKQPRSVRVVLLALMIAMLLAMLDNMIVGTAMPTIVGELGGLEHLSWVVTAYTLATAASTPIWGKLGDMYGRKGAFMTSIVIFLVGSALSGMAQDMGQLIGFRAIQGLGAGGLMVGVMAIIGDLIPPRERGKYQGMMAGIMALAMIAGPLVGGSITDHWGWRWSFYINLPLGIVALLAVSAVLHLPKKRVEAKIDYLGAGLLTVGISSIVLVTTWGGSEYAWGSARIMELIGIGVAALVGFVFVQTKAASPILPLHIFRNRNFTLMSVIGFITGFVMFGAVLFLPLYQQSVQGASATNSGLLLLPMLGAMLVTSMVAGRVTTSSGRYKAFPVVGSVLMSVGLFLLSQMDTGTSRLTSGLYMAVLGLGMGCLMQITMLVAQNSVEMKDMGVASSSTTLFRTLGSSFGVAIMGALFNHRVQDVMAARAGALGSKMTEQSAQLDAASLAKLPAAAREAYQFAVSSGTHSAFLLGSVVALGALAAAVFVKEVPLRGAGAPAKSEDEPAANDAPPRETLAETV from the coding sequence ATGGCGGACAACACGGAAGCGGTCATACAGACCGAGAAACAGGACGAGAAGCAGCCACGCAGCGTACGGGTCGTCCTGCTCGCGCTCATGATCGCGATGCTCCTCGCGATGCTCGACAACATGATCGTGGGCACGGCGATGCCGACGATCGTGGGCGAGCTGGGCGGCCTGGAGCACCTGTCATGGGTCGTCACGGCGTACACGCTCGCGACCGCCGCCTCGACCCCGATCTGGGGCAAGCTCGGCGACATGTACGGGCGCAAGGGCGCCTTCATGACCTCGATCGTGATCTTCCTGGTCGGGTCCGCGCTCAGCGGCATGGCGCAGGACATGGGACAGCTGATCGGCTTCCGTGCCATCCAGGGTCTGGGCGCCGGCGGTCTGATGGTCGGCGTCATGGCGATCATCGGTGACCTCATCCCGCCGCGTGAGCGGGGCAAGTACCAGGGCATGATGGCCGGCATCATGGCGCTCGCCATGATCGCCGGACCGCTGGTCGGCGGCTCCATCACGGACCACTGGGGCTGGCGCTGGTCCTTCTACATCAACCTGCCGCTCGGCATCGTCGCGCTGCTGGCCGTCAGCGCCGTGCTGCACCTGCCGAAGAAGCGGGTCGAGGCGAAGATCGACTATCTCGGTGCCGGGCTGCTCACCGTCGGCATCTCGTCCATCGTGCTCGTCACCACTTGGGGCGGCAGCGAGTACGCCTGGGGCTCCGCGCGGATCATGGAGCTCATCGGCATCGGCGTCGCCGCGCTCGTCGGCTTCGTCTTCGTGCAGACCAAGGCCGCCTCGCCGATCCTGCCGCTGCACATCTTCCGCAACCGCAACTTCACGCTGATGTCCGTCATCGGCTTCATCACCGGCTTCGTGATGTTCGGCGCCGTGCTCTTCCTGCCGCTGTACCAGCAGTCCGTCCAGGGCGCGTCGGCGACCAACTCCGGCCTGCTGCTCCTGCCGATGCTCGGCGCGATGCTGGTCACCTCGATGGTCGCCGGGCGGGTCACCACCAGCAGCGGCCGCTACAAGGCGTTCCCGGTCGTCGGCAGTGTCCTGATGTCGGTGGGCCTGTTCCTGCTCTCGCAGATGGACACCGGTACCAGCCGGCTGACCTCGGGCCTGTACATGGCCGTGCTCGGCCTGGGCATGGGCTGCCTGATGCAGATCACGATGCTGGTGGCGCAGAACAGCGTCGAGATGAAGGACATGGGCGTCGCGTCCTCGTCCACCACCCTCTTCCGTACGCTCGGCTCGTCCTTCGGCGTCGCGATCATGGGCGCGCTGTTCAACCACCGCGTCCAGGACGTGATGGCCGCGCGGGCCGGGGCGCTGGGGTCCAAGATGACCGAGCAGTCCGCGCAGCTCGACGCGGCCAGCCTGGCCAAGCTGCCGGCCGCGGCACGCGAGGCCTATCAGTTCGCGGTGTCCTCCGGCACGCACTCCGCGTTCCTGCTGGGATCCGTGGTGGCCCTGGGCGCACTGGCGGCGGCGGTCTTCGTGAAGGAGGTCCCGCTGCGGGGCGCGGGAGCGCCGGCCAAGTCCGAGGACGAGCCCGCGGCGAACGACGCGCCGCCGAGGGAAACCCTGGCGGAAACCGTCTGA
- the cseC gene encoding two-component system sensor histidine kinase CseC, whose protein sequence is MRTGIRWKLSAAIAMVGALVAVALSLVVHNAARVSMLDNSRDLADERIQVAQRMYESGRTQSFGVKVDDPTIPGDLLAKVEEGRRATYVADRPNGVPDIWAAVPLKDGRVLSLHTGFTDRNTDVMKDLDQALIIGSIAVVFGGSALGVLIGGQLSRRLRKAAAAANQVAKGETDVRVREAIGGVVRDETDDLARAVDAMADALQQRIEAERRVTADIAHELRTPVTGLLTAAELLPPGRPTELVRDRAQAMRTLVEDVLEVARLDGASERAELQDIMLGEFVARRVAAKDADIVVRVIHESEVTTDPRRLERVLFNLLANAARHGRPPIEVSVEGRVIRVRDHGPGFPEELLADGPSRFRTGSSDRSGHGHGLGLTIAAGQARVLGARLTFRNVRPAGAPENVPAEGAVAVLWLPEHAPTNTGSFPLLPA, encoded by the coding sequence ATGCGCACCGGCATCCGGTGGAAGCTGAGCGCGGCCATCGCCATGGTCGGCGCCCTCGTCGCGGTCGCCCTGAGCCTCGTCGTGCACAACGCGGCACGCGTCTCGATGCTCGACAACTCGCGTGATCTGGCCGACGAACGGATCCAGGTCGCCCAGCGTATGTACGAGTCCGGCCGCACGCAGTCCTTCGGGGTCAAGGTCGACGACCCGACGATCCCGGGAGACCTGCTGGCGAAGGTGGAGGAGGGACGGCGAGCCACCTACGTGGCCGACCGTCCCAACGGCGTGCCGGACATCTGGGCGGCCGTGCCGCTCAAGGACGGCCGTGTCCTCTCGCTCCACACCGGGTTCACGGACCGCAACACCGACGTCATGAAGGACCTCGACCAGGCGCTGATCATCGGCTCGATCGCGGTCGTCTTCGGCGGCAGCGCCCTCGGCGTACTGATCGGCGGTCAGCTGTCGCGCCGGCTGCGCAAGGCCGCGGCCGCCGCGAACCAGGTCGCCAAGGGCGAGACCGACGTCCGCGTACGGGAAGCGATCGGCGGGGTCGTGCGCGACGAGACCGACGACCTGGCGCGCGCGGTGGACGCCATGGCGGACGCGCTCCAGCAGCGCATCGAGGCCGAGCGCCGGGTGACCGCCGACATCGCGCACGAGCTGCGCACACCGGTCACGGGACTGCTGACCGCGGCCGAGCTGCTGCCCCCCGGCCGCCCCACGGAACTCGTCCGCGACCGGGCACAGGCCATGCGCACACTCGTCGAGGACGTCCTGGAGGTGGCCCGGCTGGACGGTGCCTCCGAGCGGGCCGAACTGCAGGACATCATGCTCGGCGAGTTCGTCGCGCGACGGGTGGCCGCCAAGGACGCCGACATCGTCGTACGCGTGATCCACGAATCCGAGGTCACCACGGATCCGCGCCGCCTGGAGCGTGTCCTGTTCAATCTGCTGGCCAACGCGGCACGGCACGGCAGACCACCGATCGAGGTCTCCGTGGAGGGCCGCGTCATCCGGGTGCGCGACCACGGTCCCGGTTTCCCCGAGGAACTCCTGGCCGACGGCCCCAGCCGCTTCCGCACCGGCAGCAGCGACCGCTCCGGCCACGGCCACGGGCTCGGCCTCACCATCGCGGCGGGCCAGGCCCGGGTGCTCGGCGCCCGGCTGACCTTCCGCAACGTCCGGCCCGCCGGCGCCCCGGAGAACGTACCCGCCGAGGGCGCGGTCGCGGTGCTGTGGCTGCCGGAGCACGCCCCCACGAACACGGGCAGTTTCCCCCTGCTGCCGGCGTGA